Proteins from a genomic interval of Quercus robur chromosome 9, dhQueRobu3.1, whole genome shotgun sequence:
- the LOC126701258 gene encoding protein translocase subunit SECA2, chloroplastic isoform X4: MATVAAFLNPSFLSPKPKPPQPTTTFSLTKPFLTLPPPPSSSSFRRQRCRMAPKPTSAVLKDHLGRVTKTWSDFTSLNHWVVLDYYRLVNSVNALEPKIQSLSDEQLTAKTVEFRRRLSEGETLADIQAEAFAVVREAARRKLGMRHFDVQIIGGAVLHDGSIAEMKTGEGKTLVSTLAAYLNALTGEGVHVVTVNDYLAQRDAEWMGRVHRFLGLSVGLIQRGMTAEERRSNYRCDITYTNNSELGFDYLRDNLAGNSGQLVMRWPKPFHFAIVDEVDSVLIDEGRNPLLISGEASKDAARYPVAAKIAELLVQGLHYNVELKDNSVELTEEGIALAETALETNDLWDENDPWARFVMNALKAKEFYRRDVQYIVRDGKALIINELTGRVEEKRRWSEGIHQAVEAKEGLKIQADSVIVAQITYQSLFKLYPKLSGMTGTAKTEEKEFLKMFQIPVIEVPTNLPNIRKDLPIQAFATARGKWDHVRQEVAYMFRLGRPVLVGTTSVENSEHLSDLLREWNIPHNVLNARPKYAGKEAEIVAQAGQKNAITISTNMAGRGTDIILGGNPKMLAKEIIEDQLLSALTREAPNVEVDGGEISKKVLSKIKVGSSSLALLAKAALMAKYVCKSEGKSWKYQKAKTLILEAVEMSQSINLKDIEKLVDEESEMYPLGPTIALAYLSVLKDCEVHCSREGYEVKKIGGLHVIGTSLHESRRIDNQLRGRAGRQGDPGSTRFMVSLQDEMFQKFNFDTEWAVRLISKITNDEDVPIEGETIVKQLLALQINVEKYFFGIRKSLVEFDEVLEVQRKHVYDLRQLILTGDSESCSQYILQYMQAVVDEIVFGNVDPLKHPRSWSLGKLLKEFISIAGKLLDDGIFEDSFAGITKDALLKSLGQLHDSSSIDIDSFYLPNLPKPSNSFRGIRRKSSSLKRWLAICSDDLTVIMYNVGMEGIGLLLIFFASTLEIL; this comes from the exons ATGGCCACTGTGGCTGCTTTCCTAAACCCATCTTTCCTCTCTCCAAAACCAAAACCTCCCCAACCAACCACCACTTTTTCTCTTACCAAACCCTTTCTCACTCTACCTcctccaccttcttcttcttcatttcgGCGGCAACGATGTCGTATGGCACCTAAACCGACCTCTGCAGTATTAaag gatCATTTGGGTCGTGTTACTAAGACTTGGAGTGATTTTACGAGCTTAAATCACTGGGTTGTGCTTGACTATTACCGTCTAGTGAACTCTGTGAATGCTCTTGAGCCGAAGATTCAGAGTCTCTCTGATGAACAG CTGACTGCGAAAACTGTGGAGTTTCGTCGCCGGTTAAGTGAAGGGGAGACGCTTGCCGATATTCAAGCTG AGGCATTTGCTGTTGTTCGTGAAGCGGCAAGGAGGAAACTTGGAATGCGCCATTTTGATGTCCAG ATTATTGGTGGAGCAGTGCTTCATGATGGGTCTATTGCTGAGATGAAAACGGGTGAGGGAAAGACATTGGTGTCCACACTAGCAGCGTATCTTAATGCCCTGACTGGTGAGGGTGTTCATG TGGTAACTGTTAATGATTATTTAGCTCAACGTGATGCTGAATGGATGGGTCGTGTTCATCGTTTCTTAGGTCTTTCTGTGGGTCTAATTCAG AGGGGTATGACAGCTGAAGAGCGAAGATCCAACTATCGATGTGATATAACATACACCAACAATTCG GAACTTGGTTTTGACTATCTGCGCGATAATCTTGCTGGAAATAGCGGACAACTTGTGATGAGATg GCCAAAGCCATTTCATTTTGCGATAGTTGATGAAGTTGACTCAGTCCTTATAGATGAAGGAAGAAATCCTTTGTTAATCAGTGGGGAG GCTAGTAAAGATGCCGCACGATATCCAGTTGCTGCTAAAATAGCTGAGCTGCTTGTGCAGGGCCTT CATTACAATGTGGAGCTTAAAGATAATTCAGTGGAGTTAACTGAGGAAGGGATTGCACTTGCTGAGACCGCTCTTGAAACAAATGACTTATGGGATGAAAATGATCCTTGGGCTAG GTTTGTGATGAATGCTTTGAAAGCTAAAGAGTTCTATCGGCGAGATGTTCAATACATTGTTAGAGATGGGAAGGCTCTCATAATCAATGAG cTGACAGGCAGAGTTGAAGAGAAAAGGAGATGGTCTGAGGGGATTCATCAGGCTGTAGAGGCTAAAGAAGGTCTGAAGATTCAG GCTGATTCAGTTATTGTGGCACAAATCACATATCAATCACTCTTTAAGCTTTACCCAAAGCTGTCAGGGATGACTGGGACTGCAAAAACGGAG GAAAAAGAGTTTTTGAAAATGTTCCAGATACCAGTTATTGAAGTGCCCACCAATCTTCCAAATATTCGTAAAGATTTACCCATCCAAGCTTTTGCT ACTGCTCGTGGAAAATGGGATCATGTTCGTCAAGAAGTTGCATACATGTTTAGACTGGGTCGTCCTGTTTTAGTTGGAACGACTAG TGTGGAGAATTCTGAAcatttgtctgatctgctgagGGAATGGAATATACCCCACAATGTCCTGAATGCACGGCCCAAG TATGCTGGTAAGGAGGCTGAGATTGTTGCCCAGGCAGGGCAAAAAAATGCCATAACCATTTCCACAAATATGGCTGGTAGAGGCACTGATATAATACTAGGAGGAAATCCAAAG ATGCTTGCAAAAGAAATTATAGAGGATCAGTTACTTTCGGCTTTAACACGAGAAGCTCCTAATGTTGAAGTTGATGGTGGGGAAATTTCAAAAAAG GTATTGTCAAAGATAAAGGTTGGATCATCATCATTGGCTCTGCTTGCCAAGGCAGCCCTAATGG CTAAATATGTATGCAAAAGTGAGGGTAAGAGCTGGAAATATCAAAAAGCAAAAACTTTGATCTTGGAAGCTGTGGAAATGAGTCAATCAATTAATTTGAAAGATATAGAAAAGCTTGTTGATGAAGAGTCTGAGATGTACCCTCTTGGCCCTACTATAGCACTAGCTTATCTGTCAGTTCTGAAGGATTGTGAAGTCCACTGTTCACGTGAGGGGTATGAGGTCAAAAAAATAGGGGGTCTTCATGTGATTGGCACATCCTTGCATGAATCACGAAGAATAGATAACCAG CTTCGTGGAAGAGCTGGAAGGCAAGGGGATCCTGGATCAACACGGTTTATGGTGAG CTTGCAGGATGAGATGtttcaaaagtttaattttgataCTGAATGGGCAGTGAGACTTATATCTAAGATTACAAATGATGAGGATGTACCAATTGAGGGTGAAACAATTGTAAAGCAG CTCTTGGCATTGCAAATCAATGTGGAGAAGTACTTTTTTGGCATAAGAAAGAGCCTGGTTGAGTTTGATGAAGTATTAGAG GTGCAAAGAAAGCATGTCTATGACCTTAGGCAATTAATTTTAACGGGTGATAGTGAAAGTTGTTCCCAATACATTCTCCA GTACATGCAGGCAGTTGTGgatgaaattgtttttggaaatgttGATCCATTGAAG CATCCAAGGAGTTGGAGCTTGGGGAAGCTCTTGAAGGAATTCATCTCAATTGCTGGGAAGCTGTTGGATG ATGGAATTTTTGAAGACTCATTTGCAGGGATCACTAAGGATGCATTGCTAAAATCCCTTGGACAACTACATGACTCTAGTTCAATTGATATTGACAGCTTTTACCTTCCAAACTTGCCAAAACCTTCAAATTCCTTTAGAGGAATACGCAGGAAGAGCTCTTCATTGAAACGTTGGCTTGCTATATGCTCTGATGATTTGACTGT TATTATGTATAATGTAGGAATGGAAGGTATCGGGCTACTATTAATCTTCTTCGCAAGTACCTTGGAGATACTCTAA
- the LOC126701258 gene encoding protein translocase subunit SECA2, chloroplastic isoform X5 produces MATVAAFLNPSFLSPKPKPPQPTTTFSLTKPFLTLPPPPSSSSFRRQRCRMAPKPTSAVLKDHLGRVTKTWSDFTSLNHWVVLDYYRLVNSVNALEPKIQSLSDEQLTAKTVEFRRRLSEGETLADIQAEAFAVVREAARRKLGMRHFDVQIIGGAVLHDGSIAEMKTGEGKTLVSTLAAYLNALTGEGVHVVTVNDYLAQRDAEWMGRVHRFLGLSVGLIQRGMTAEERRSNYRCDITYTNNSELGFDYLRDNLAGNSGQLVMRWPKPFHFAIVDEVDSVLIDEGRNPLLISGEASKDAARYPVAAKIAELLVQGLHYNVELKDNSVELTEEGIALAETALETNDLWDENDPWARFVMNALKAKEFYRRDVQYIVRDGKALIINELTGRVEEKRRWSEGIHQAVEAKEGLKIQADSVIVAQITYQSLFKLYPKLSGMTGTAKTEEKEFLKMFQIPVIEVPTNLPNIRKDLPIQAFATARGKWDHVRQEVAYMFRLGRPVLVGTTSVENSEHLSDLLREWNIPHNVLNARPKYAGKEAEIVAQAGQKNAITISTNMAGRGTDIILGGNPKMLAKEIIEDQLLSALTREAPNVEVDGGEISKKVLSKIKVGSSSLALLAKAALMAKYVCKSEGKSWKYQKAKTLILEAVEMSQSINLKDIEKLVDEESEMYPLGPTIALAYLSVLKDCEVHCSREGYEVKKIGGLHVIGTSLHESRRIDNQLRGRAGRQGDPGSTRFMVSLQDEMFQKFNFDTEWAVRLISKITNDEDVPIEGETIVKQLLALQINVEKYFFGIRKSLVEFDEVLEVQRKHVYDLRQLILTGDSESCSQYILQYMQAVVDEIVFGNVDPLKHPRSWSLGKLLKEFISIAGKLLDAFTFQTCQNLQIPLEEYAGRALH; encoded by the exons ATGGCCACTGTGGCTGCTTTCCTAAACCCATCTTTCCTCTCTCCAAAACCAAAACCTCCCCAACCAACCACCACTTTTTCTCTTACCAAACCCTTTCTCACTCTACCTcctccaccttcttcttcttcatttcgGCGGCAACGATGTCGTATGGCACCTAAACCGACCTCTGCAGTATTAaag gatCATTTGGGTCGTGTTACTAAGACTTGGAGTGATTTTACGAGCTTAAATCACTGGGTTGTGCTTGACTATTACCGTCTAGTGAACTCTGTGAATGCTCTTGAGCCGAAGATTCAGAGTCTCTCTGATGAACAG CTGACTGCGAAAACTGTGGAGTTTCGTCGCCGGTTAAGTGAAGGGGAGACGCTTGCCGATATTCAAGCTG AGGCATTTGCTGTTGTTCGTGAAGCGGCAAGGAGGAAACTTGGAATGCGCCATTTTGATGTCCAG ATTATTGGTGGAGCAGTGCTTCATGATGGGTCTATTGCTGAGATGAAAACGGGTGAGGGAAAGACATTGGTGTCCACACTAGCAGCGTATCTTAATGCCCTGACTGGTGAGGGTGTTCATG TGGTAACTGTTAATGATTATTTAGCTCAACGTGATGCTGAATGGATGGGTCGTGTTCATCGTTTCTTAGGTCTTTCTGTGGGTCTAATTCAG AGGGGTATGACAGCTGAAGAGCGAAGATCCAACTATCGATGTGATATAACATACACCAACAATTCG GAACTTGGTTTTGACTATCTGCGCGATAATCTTGCTGGAAATAGCGGACAACTTGTGATGAGATg GCCAAAGCCATTTCATTTTGCGATAGTTGATGAAGTTGACTCAGTCCTTATAGATGAAGGAAGAAATCCTTTGTTAATCAGTGGGGAG GCTAGTAAAGATGCCGCACGATATCCAGTTGCTGCTAAAATAGCTGAGCTGCTTGTGCAGGGCCTT CATTACAATGTGGAGCTTAAAGATAATTCAGTGGAGTTAACTGAGGAAGGGATTGCACTTGCTGAGACCGCTCTTGAAACAAATGACTTATGGGATGAAAATGATCCTTGGGCTAG GTTTGTGATGAATGCTTTGAAAGCTAAAGAGTTCTATCGGCGAGATGTTCAATACATTGTTAGAGATGGGAAGGCTCTCATAATCAATGAG cTGACAGGCAGAGTTGAAGAGAAAAGGAGATGGTCTGAGGGGATTCATCAGGCTGTAGAGGCTAAAGAAGGTCTGAAGATTCAG GCTGATTCAGTTATTGTGGCACAAATCACATATCAATCACTCTTTAAGCTTTACCCAAAGCTGTCAGGGATGACTGGGACTGCAAAAACGGAG GAAAAAGAGTTTTTGAAAATGTTCCAGATACCAGTTATTGAAGTGCCCACCAATCTTCCAAATATTCGTAAAGATTTACCCATCCAAGCTTTTGCT ACTGCTCGTGGAAAATGGGATCATGTTCGTCAAGAAGTTGCATACATGTTTAGACTGGGTCGTCCTGTTTTAGTTGGAACGACTAG TGTGGAGAATTCTGAAcatttgtctgatctgctgagGGAATGGAATATACCCCACAATGTCCTGAATGCACGGCCCAAG TATGCTGGTAAGGAGGCTGAGATTGTTGCCCAGGCAGGGCAAAAAAATGCCATAACCATTTCCACAAATATGGCTGGTAGAGGCACTGATATAATACTAGGAGGAAATCCAAAG ATGCTTGCAAAAGAAATTATAGAGGATCAGTTACTTTCGGCTTTAACACGAGAAGCTCCTAATGTTGAAGTTGATGGTGGGGAAATTTCAAAAAAG GTATTGTCAAAGATAAAGGTTGGATCATCATCATTGGCTCTGCTTGCCAAGGCAGCCCTAATGG CTAAATATGTATGCAAAAGTGAGGGTAAGAGCTGGAAATATCAAAAAGCAAAAACTTTGATCTTGGAAGCTGTGGAAATGAGTCAATCAATTAATTTGAAAGATATAGAAAAGCTTGTTGATGAAGAGTCTGAGATGTACCCTCTTGGCCCTACTATAGCACTAGCTTATCTGTCAGTTCTGAAGGATTGTGAAGTCCACTGTTCACGTGAGGGGTATGAGGTCAAAAAAATAGGGGGTCTTCATGTGATTGGCACATCCTTGCATGAATCACGAAGAATAGATAACCAG CTTCGTGGAAGAGCTGGAAGGCAAGGGGATCCTGGATCAACACGGTTTATGGTGAG CTTGCAGGATGAGATGtttcaaaagtttaattttgataCTGAATGGGCAGTGAGACTTATATCTAAGATTACAAATGATGAGGATGTACCAATTGAGGGTGAAACAATTGTAAAGCAG CTCTTGGCATTGCAAATCAATGTGGAGAAGTACTTTTTTGGCATAAGAAAGAGCCTGGTTGAGTTTGATGAAGTATTAGAG GTGCAAAGAAAGCATGTCTATGACCTTAGGCAATTAATTTTAACGGGTGATAGTGAAAGTTGTTCCCAATACATTCTCCA GTACATGCAGGCAGTTGTGgatgaaattgtttttggaaatgttGATCCATTGAAG CATCCAAGGAGTTGGAGCTTGGGGAAGCTCTTGAAGGAATTCATCTCAATTGCTGGGAAGCTGTTGGATG CTTTTACCTTCCAAACTTGCCAAAACCTTCAAATTCCTTTAGAGGAATACGCAGGAAGAGCTCTTCATTGA